The genomic interval GCCCGGCCGCTCCGACCGGCTTCCCAGGCCCGGGCGGCGCCGCGCGCGGCAGACGGCTCCGGCCCCGGCACGTACGGCGGATTCGCCAGCACCGTATCGAAGCTGCGGTTCCGCAGCACCCGGTCGAATTCACCGTGCAGCAGTTCCAGCCGGCCACCGCGCAGGCGGCTGTTGACCCACGCCGACAGCAGCGCCGAGCGGGAAACATCCACGGCCGTAACCTTTTTCGCGCCCAGTCGCAGCGCCTCCACGGCGACGGCGCCGGTGCCGGTGCACACGTCGAGCACCTCAGCCCCGCGTGGCATCGCGGCCGCCGCCATGGCTCGCATGAGCAATCTCGTATCTGCCCGTGGCCGGTAGACCCCCGGGGCGCGGAAGAAGATCATGCACGATGGATAGCCGCGATCGTCGCGGTCAATCCGCCGGAGCCGCTTCGGTAGCACGCAGCGAACTCCGCCCGGCCTGCCAGCTGTCGAGCAGATGGCGGTCGATGCGGTCCTCGAGCAGGTTGGTGGCCTGGATGCCGAAGACCACCGACTCGGTGAGCGCCGGTTCCCGGTCGAGCAGATCGCCGATCACGTCGCGGCGCATGACCTGCTCGTGCACGGCATCGGCTTCCACGTGCTCGGCGTAGAACCGCACGCACGCCGGGTCCGCCCGCAGCCTCTCCAAGGTCTCCACCATGCGCCGCGACGCGGGCGGCGAGGTGATCTCGACCGTCGCGAAGTGCCCGACCAGCGCCCCGCGCAGCGCCCGGTGCAGGCCGAACAGCGACATCATGTTCACCAGGGCCAGCATCGGCGCGGGGGTGACAGCCAGATAGTGCAGGTAGCCGGAGTCCAGCCCGGCGGCGTCGAGCAGATCGGCGTAGAGCTGGGCGTGCACGCGCTCACCGCGGCCGCCCCCGAACTCGTCGAATTCCACCGCGACCAACGCCGCCTTGGCCTGCCCACGCAGTCGCGGGATCACCCACGCGTACGGGTCGGCCTCCTTGAGGTGGTAGATCGAGCGGTGCACGAAGTACTCGCGCACCTGCCACCATTCGCCTTCCGCGCGCAGGAACGCGCCGACGCCCGTGGCCTCCACGGGCTCGGTCACCAGCTGTTCCAGCTCGGCCGCCACGTCCGACCCGCCGCTCACCGCGTCCCGCAGCGCGGTCAGGAAGCGCTCCTCGAGCCGCGCCCGCAGCCGCAGCAGGTCCGGGTCCCACTCCCAGGCCGGATCCACCGACTCGAAGCCGTGGTAGTGCAGTTCGTAACAGATGTGCAGGGCCAGGTGCAGGTCCTCGCCGAACGGGTCGGCATCGGCGACGTCGGGCTCGGTCCACCCGGTGACGCCGCGCAACAGGTCGATGACGGCGCCGGACAACTCGCCGCGCGGCGCGGGCAACGCCGGGGCGGTGGGGTCGGTATGGGTAGTCACGACTGTCGAATACCCCGAACGCCGCCCGCAATCGTGGCGCGGGCCACCGGCGGGCGAGTCGGTTCGAACACGATTCGGCGGGTATGCGCGTTGGTGAAGGGAGTGTGATGAACCATGGACCACGTCTACAACCGGCAGGAATCGATTCGCGCCCTCGACTACACGGGCACCGCCACCACGCGGACCGGCCGCCCGGACGACCGCGACTCCGCGGGCTTCCCCGACGACGCGCGCACTACGCGCAGCCATGCCGGAGAGGGCTTGGAGGACGGCTACAACGTGCCCGGAATCGTGTTGTGCGCGTTGGGAATCGTCGCCATGGCATTGGCGCTGACCGCCGCCGGGTACGGCTTCGCGGGCTGGGCCGTGGTCGCCGGTGTGGTGGCCGCGGTGTGCGGCGTCGCGGGTGTGGCCTGGCTGCTGCTCGAACACCGGCGGGTCAAGGCGAAGGAGGGCTTGTCCCTCACCGACCAGCAGGGCCACTGACGACCGAATCGTCGCAACCGTCCGGAGGTACACGTGGGCGAAGGCCATCGGATCACCGGCGTGCGCGCGGCCGCCGTCCTGGCCGATCTCGGGTTCACCGCCGTGGCGTCGGGTGTGATCGCCCGGCGGCGGGCGGTGATGGGCGCGCTGGAACGGGCACAGGCCGATCGCCGGACGGTCGGCCGCATCCGGCGGTTGCGCGCGGAATTCGGATCCGGGCCGGTCGAACTGGTGATTCCGGGCCGGAGGTTCGTCATCGTGCTCGATCCCGCGGATGTCGCGACGGTCCTGGCGGGCACTCCGACGCCGTTCCATCCGGCCAACCGGGAGAAGCGCGCGGCGTTGCGCCAATTCCAGCCGCACGGCGTGCTGGTATCCGACGAACCCGTTCGCGACGAGCGCCGCGCCTGCAACGAGGCGGTGCTCGACACGGACGCGCCGATGCACCGGCTGGCGGGTCCGTTCGCGGCGGTCGTGGCCGAGGAGGCGCACGAGATCATCGAGTCCGCGCTGCGGCGCGGGCATTTGGACGCGGCGCGGTTCACCACGGCCTGGTGGCGACTGGTCCGGCGGATCACACTCGGCGACCCGGCCCGCGACGACGACGCGATCACCGACGAGCTGTGGCGGCTGCGCTCGGCCGCGAACTGGTCGTTCCTGGTGCCGCCGCGACGGCGGCGTCGCGAACGGTTCTTCGATCGGCTGCAGCGGTATGTCGAGAACGCCGGTCCGGACAACCTGGCCGGGACGGTGGCCCGGCTGCCGGGCGGCGGCGCCGTCGATCCGGTGGGGCAGATTCCGCACTGGCTGTTCGCCTTCGATGCCGCCGGAATGGCGTCGAGCAGGGCGTTGGCCGTGCTGGCGACCCATCCGGAACAGCACGCCCGCGCGGTCGCGGACGCCGCCGATCCCGCACACCTCGGCCTGCGGCCGTATCTACGCGCCTGCGTGCAGGAATCGGTGCGGCTGTGGCCGACCACGCCGATGATCCTGCGGGAGGTGACCGCGCCTGCCGCCTGGCGCGCCGGTGACGAGCTGTTCGTCACCGCGCCGGGGGCGGCGCTGCTCATCACTGTCCCGGCCTTCCATCGCGACCGGGACCTGCTGCCGTTCGCGGACGAGTTCGTGCCCGAGATCTGGCTGGACGGCCGCGCCGAGCAGTACCCGCAACTGGTCCCGTTCAGCGCCGGGCCCGCCGGGTGTCCCGGACAGAACCTGGTCCTGTTCGTCACCAGCGCACTGCTGGCGCACCTGCTGAGCGCGCTGGAGCTGCGGCTGCGCTCGCACCTGCGACCGGTGCCCGATGCCCCACTTCCCTTGATGTTCAACAACTTCGGACTCGACTTCACCGTCACGCGGGCGACCGCCCGCGTCCCGTAGGCGCCGGAATCCGCCCTGGTGATTGGTCGGCCGGTTCGCGGGTATCCGGCCGACAGCGCCCCCGGACGACCCGACACGGACAGGAGAGGCGATGGCTGAGCAACAAGTGGGCGACCACATCGTGCAGCGGCTGCGAGAGTGGGGGGTCGAGCAGGTTTTCGGCTACCCGGGTGACGGGATCAACGGGCTGGTGGCCGCCTTCGGCCGCGCCGGGGACAACCCGTCGTTCATCCAGGCCCGGCACGAGGAGATGGCGGCTTTCCAGGCCACCGGCTACGCCAAGTTCAGCGGGAAGGTCGGGGTCTGCACGGCCACCTCCGGCCCCGGCGCCATCCACCTGCTCAACGGCCTCTACGACGCCAAGCTCGACCATGTGCCGGTGGTGGCGATCGTCGGACAGACGGCCCGCAGCGCCATGGGCGGCAGCTACCAGCAGGAAGTCGATTTGCAAAGCCTCTACAAGGATGTCGCGAGCGATTACCTGGTGGAGGTCAACGTCCCCGCGCAGCTGCCCAACGCGCTCGACCGCGCGATCCGCGTCGCCATGACCCGGCGGGCACCGACCGCGATCATCGTGCCCGCCGATCTGCAGGAGCAGCCGTACGAGCCGCCGGCGCACGAGTTCAAGCAGGTGCCCTCCAGCGCGCCCGGACCGGTACAGCCGGGTACGGTGCTGCCCCCGGCCGAGGAGGTCCGCCGCGCGGCGGAGATCATCGACGCCGGATCCAAGGTGGCGATCCTGGTCGGGCAGGGCGCCAGGGGAGCGGCGGCCGAGATCACCGAACTCGCCGAGCGCACCGGCGCCGGTGTCGCGAAGGCTCTGCTGGGCAAGGACGTGCTGCCCGACGATCTGCCGTTCGTCACCGGGCCGATCGGATTGCTCGGCAGCCGCCCCAGCTACGAGCTGATGCGCGATTGCGACACGCTGCTCATCATCGGGTCGAACTTCCCCTACTCCCAGTTCCTGCCCGACTTCCGGCAGGCCCGCGCCGTGGAGATCGATATCGACGGCGCCTTCATCGGCATGCGCTACCCGACCGAGGTGAACCTGATCGGCGACGCCAAAGCGACTGTCGCCCAGTTGATCTCGCTGGTAGAGCGCAAGCAGGACCGGTCCTGGCGCGAGACGGTCGAGAAGAATGTGGCGCGCTGGTGGGAGGTCGTGGAGCGGCAGTCGATGCTCGCGGCCGACCCGGTCAATCCGATGCGGGTGGTCTGGGAGTTGTCGCAGCGCATACCCGACAACGCCATCGTGACAGCGGATTCCGGCTCGTCCACCAACTGGTATGCGCGGTGCCTGCGGATGCGCGGCGATATGCGCGGCTCGTTGTCGGGCACGCTCGCCACCATGGGCCCCGCCGTGCCCTACGCGATCGGCGCCAAGTTCGCCCACCCCGACCGGCCCGCGATCGCGCTGGCCGGTGACGGCGCCATGCAGATGAACGGCATGGCCGAACTGCTCACCATCGCCCGCTACCGGGACCGGTGGACCGACCCGCGCCTGATCGTCTGCGTCTTCCACAACAACGACCTCAATCAGGTCACCTGGGAGCTGCGGGCGATGGGCGGCGCACCGAAATTCGAAGAGTCCCAGACTCTTCCGGACGTCTCCTACGCCGAGGTCGCGCGCTGCGCCGGTTTCACCGCGATCGCCGTCGACAGCCCCGATCAGCTCGGGGACGCCTGGGATCGCGCCTTCGCCGCCGACGGCCCGGTGCTGCTCGACGTCCGGTGCGATCCGGAGATGCCGCCCATCCCGCCGCACGCCACCTGGGATCAGCTGAAGGACACCGCCTCGGCGTTGCTGCACGGCGATCCCGATGCGCTGCATCTGATGGCGCAGGGCGCGAAAGCCAAAGTCCAGGAATTCATTCCATGATATCGGAGGTGTGAGATGCCCAAGGAATGGACCGCGAAACAGGAACGCGAATACGAGCACATCAAGGACTCCGAGCAGAGCCGGGGCGCGAGTACCCGGCGGGCCAAGGAGATCGCGGCGCGCACGGTGAACAAGAACCGCGCCCAGTCCGGGGAGTCGCGGACGGCGAGCAAATCGAGCGTGCGGGACAAGTCCCCGCAGCGTCGCGGCGGGCAGCGATCGCACAGCGGCCCCGGCGGCCCCACCCGCGACCAGCTGTACAACGAGGCGCGGCAGCGCGGTATCTCGGGACGTTCCAAGATGACCAAGAAGGAGCTGGCCTCGGCGCTGGGGAAGTAGCGCGGAGGGTCCGCGCCCGCGGCGCGGGAGGCGAGATGGCACAGGATATCTCGATGGTGCTGCGCGCCCGGCGGCTCGCACCGTGGGCGCGAAATCCCATGTTGCGCGGGGTCGATCGGCTGGAGGGCTGGATCCGGCTGCTCGCGGCCGTGGTGGTCCTGCTGGCGATCCCGGCGTCGGTGCCCGCGGGTATCGACGGTTACACCGCGGCGCGTGCTCGCATCGACTCGGAAAACGCCGCGAAAACCGCTGTGCCCGCGGTGATCATCACCGATCCGGTCCGGGTGCCCGCCACCGACCGGGTGACCGTGGACCGGATGCAGGCCGAGGCGCGGTGGAATCACGAGGGCCGCGCCGGGGAGGCGTCGATCGATGTGGCGGGAACCGCGAAGCGCGGTGACCGGATCGAACTGTGGCTGGGGCCCGACGGCCGCCCGGCCACCGACCCCGTCCCGGCCGACGCGGCGATCGGCCAGGGCATCGGTCTGGGACTGCTCACGTTCGCCGGTATCTGCACTGCCACAGGCATTCTGGTGTGGATCACCGGTCGGCTGCTCGACCGGCGGCGCAGCGCGGCGTGGGAACACGAATGGAAAGAGGTCAGCCCCGCCCTCGGCTCGTAACCCACCGCGCCTGCTCGCCAGCGATTACCGCGGCAGCGGCCGCTGGGGTCGCGACGAGTCGCGTCGTGCCCACACGCGGGGATCAGGAACCCGCGAGTGAGCGCGCCACCACCAGGCGCTGAATCTGGTTGGTGCCCTCGAAGATCTGGGTGATCTTGGCCTCGCGCATGTAGCGCTCCACCCGGAACTCGCGGGTGTAGCCGTAGCCGCCGAGCACCTGGACGGCGTCGGTGGTGACCTTCATGGCGGCGTCGGTGGCGACCAGTTTGGCCACGGAAGCGTTGCGGGAGTAGGGAAGTCCGGCGTCGCGGCGACGGGCGGCGTCGAGGTAGGTGGCGCGGGCGGAGTCGACGGCCGCGGCCATGTCGGCCAGCAGGAAGCCCAGGCCCTGGTGGTCGATGATGCGACGGCCGAACGCCGTGCGCTGCCGGGCGTAGTCGATCGCCTCGTCCAGAGCCGCCTGCGCCAGGCCGACCGCCACCGCCGCGATGCCGAGACGGCCGGAATCCAACGCGCTGAAAGCGATCTGGAGTCCCTGGCCTTCCGTGCCGATGCGGCGGTCGGCCTCGACGGGGGCGTCGTCGTAGTGGGCGCTGGTCGTCGGCACCGCGGACAGGCCCATCTTCTCCTCCGGCTTGCCGAAACTCAGCCCGGGAGTGTCCTTGTCGACCAGGAAGCAGGAGATGCCGCGCGAGCCCTCGCCGGTGCGGGCGAACAGAGTGTAGAAGTCGGCGCGGCCGCCGTGCGTGATCCACGCCTTGGTGCCGGTGACGCGGTAGCCGTCCGCATCCGGAACGGCCTTGCAGGCCAGGGCCGCGGCATCGGATCCGGCCTGCGGCTCGGACAGGCTGTAGGCGCCGATCGTCGCACCGCCCAGCATGTCCGGCAGCCACCGCTGCTTCTGCTCCTCGGTGCCGAAGGCCAGCAGCGGGTAGCAGGACAGGCTGTGCACGCTCACCGCCACGGCCACCGCCGCCCACCGGGCCGCGATCTCCTCGAGCACCTGGAGATACACCTCGTACGGCTGCTCGCCGCCGCCCCATTCGGCCGGGTACGGCAGGCTCAGCAGCCCGGCCTCGCCCAGCGTCGCGAACACGCCCTCGGGATAGGTCTCGGCCTTCTCGTGCGCGTCGACGATCGGCGCGAGCGTCTTGTCCGCGATATCGCGGGTCAGCTGGATCAGGTCCCGCGCTTCGGCGGTGGGCAGCAGGCGGTCGACGGCCACGCGCGGCTCCTTGCTCGTCGGACGACAGACGGTACTGGATTACGATTCACAGTACTATCTCCGGCATGGCCCCGCCCACTCGCTCCGAGTTCGCCACCCGGCGGCGCACCGAACTGTTCGACGCGCTGGTCGACCTGTTCCTCGCCGAAGGCTTCGCGCATCTGACGCTCGACGCCATCGCGGCACGCCTGCGCTGCTCGAAATCCACGCTGTACACCCTCGCCGGGAGCAAGGAACAGCTCGTGCGGGCGGCGACCGTGCACTTCTTCCGGCGCGCCACCGCCGCGGTGGAGTCGCGGATCGCGAAAGTCGAAGGGGCGCAAGGCCGGATCGTCGCCTACCTGTCGGCGGTCGGCACCGAACTGTCGGCCGCGTCCGAGCAGTTCATGGCCGACCTGGACGCCTTCGCGCCGGCACGCGCGGTGTACGAGAAGAACACCAGGATCGCCGCGCGCCGCGTGCGCGAGCTGATCACCGAGGGCGTGGCCGCGGGGGAGTTCCGCGACGTACACGCCGCCTTCGCCGCCGATCTGGCCGCGACCATGATGGTCCGCATCCAGCAGGGCGGCGTGCGAGCGGGCACCGGCATGGACGACGCGCACGCCTACCGGGAACTGGCGGCGATCCTGACCGCCGGGATCAACTCCTGAGATCGGCCGGGCGATGGGTGATGTCGACGATCGGCAGCCGCAGCGCGGCCGGAGCGTCCGCCGGCACCACGGGGCGGTGCGGCGCGATCGGGCCGAGCCGGCGGTACGGCGCGCCGAGTTCCGGACGCGGGTCGGCCTCGCCGCGGTTGGGCCACAGCGACACCGCGCGCTCGGCCTGGGCGGTGATCGTCAGGGACGGATTCACGCCGAGGTTGGCCGAGATGGTCGAGCCGTCGATGACATGCAGCCCGGGATGGCCGTACATGCGGTGGTACGGGTCCACCACGCCGCTGTCGGGGGAGTCGCCGATGACGCAGCCGCCGATGAAATGCCCGGTCATGGGGATGCCGAACGGTGTGGTGATGCTGCCGGTGGGAATGCCGTCGATCTTCTCCGCGACCCGCCGGGCCACCTCGTGCCCGGCCGGGATCCACGTCGGGTTCGGCTGCCCCACACCCTGTTTGGTGGTCATGCGACGGCGGCCGAATACGCCGCGGCGGGTGTAGGTGGTGATGGAGTTGTCCACCGACTGCATGACCAGCAGCCCGATCATCCGCTCCGACCAGTGCCGCGGGTTGAGGATCACGGGCAGATCCCGGCGGCCGCGGCGTAATTCACGCAGCCACAGCCGGACCCGGGAGGTGTGGCCGTCCTCGTCGAACATCACCGTCGTCATCAGCGAGAGCACATTGCTGCCCTTGCCGTAGCGCACCGGTTCGATATGGGTGTCGGGGTCGGGATGCACCGAGGAGGTGATGGCCACGCCCTTGGTGAAGTCGGTCTTCTTGTCGCGGCTGCGCACCGACAGCAGCTCTTCGGAATTGGTGCGCGACAGGTACCCGAGCCGCGGCGAGATGCCCGGCAGCGAGCCGGTGTCGCGCAGGCGGTGCAGCAGTTTCTGGGTGCCCAGCGCGGCGGCGGAGAAGACCACCTGCTCGGCGGTGAAGTTCTTGCGCGCCTTGCGAACCCAGCGCCCGGTGCGGACGGTATCGACGGCGTACCCGCCGCCCGGCAACGGCCGGACGTCGACCACGGTGGTGAGCGGATGCACAGTCGCGCCGGACTTCTCCGCGAGATACAGGTAGTTCTTGACCAAGGTGTTCTTGGCGTTGTGCCGACAGCCGGTCATGCACTCGCCACAGTGGGTGCAGGCGCGGCGATCCGGGCCGACACCACCGAAGAACGGGTCGGGAACCGCCTCGCCGGGCCGAATGCCGTTGCCGCCGAACAATACTCCGACCGGCGTGCTCCGAAAGCCCGCGCCGACGCCCATGTCCTGCGCGACCTCCGCCAGCACCCGGTCGGCCGCGGTGGTCGCCGGGTTGATCGTCACGCCCAGCATGCGCTTCGCCTGGTCGTAGTGCGGGGCGAGTTCGGCGCGCCAGTCGGTGATGTGCGCCCACTGCGGATCGGCGAAGAACTTCTCCGGCGGTTCGTAGAGGGTGTTGGCGTACACCAGCGAGCCGCCGCCGACCCCGGCCCCGCTCATGATGAAGGTGTCCTTCAGCAGGGTCAGGCGCTGGATGCCGAAGCAGCCGAGCTTGGGCGCCCACAGGAAGCGCCGCGCGCGCCAGGAGGTGGCGGCGAATTCGTCGTCGGCGAAGCGGCGCCCGGCCTCGAGCACGCCGACCCGGTATCCCTTCTCGGTCAGGCGCAACGCGGTGACGCTGCCGCCGAACCCGGACCCGATGACCACCACGTCGTAGTCGAACGCCATGTCCTGCCTTTCCGTCGCCGGTACCACCCCACCTGGGACGTTAGCGAGGAACGGGCAGCGGGTGGCACACAGCTGCGGCCAGGAAATCCATATTTACGGCCAGGAGTGGGCAAGTGTTACGCGGTGGCGAGCAGCAGGCCGGTGTCCGGGTCGTACCAGCGGCTCGCCTCGGGCGGGAGGCGCAGGGGCAGCGCGCTGCCGGGTTCGGCGCGGAAACCGGCCGGGGCCTGGATCTTCAACGCCTGCCCGGCGACCTCGGCGGTGAGCAGGGTCGACGAGCCGAGCGGCTCGAGCACGCGCAGTTCGCCGCGCACGGTGCCGGGCTCGCCGACCACGACGGCCTCGGGCCGGATGCCGAGCCGCAGCTCCCGGCCCTCGAACGACGACAGCGCCGCGGGCACGGCCAGCGACTGGCCGCCCAGCTCGAGGCGCGCGGACGTGACCGTGCCGGTGAGGAAGTTCATCGGCGGACTGCCGAGGAAGCCGCCGACGAATTCGGTGGCGGGCCGGTCGTAGACCTCGGCCGGGATGCCGGTCTGCGCGATCCGCCCGTCCCGCAGCACCGCGACGCGATGACCCAGCGACAGGGCCTCCAGCTGATCGTGGGTGACGTACACGGTGGTGGTGCCGAGCTCGGCGACCAGCTTCTTCAACTCGGCCCGGAACGACATCCGTAGCAGCGCATCCAGATTGGACAGCGGCTCGTCCATGAGCAGCACGTCGGCGTCCATCACGATCGCGCGGGCGACCGCGACCCGCTGGCGCTGGCCGCCGGAGAGCTTCGCCGGGTACCGGTCCAGGTACGGCGTGAGCTGCAACAGGTCCGCGGCCCAGGCGACCTTGCGGCGGATCTCGTCGGCGGGCACGCCGTGCACGCGCAGGCCGAAACCGATGTTGTCGGCGACCTTCTTGTTGGGGAACACCGCGTAGGACTGGAACACCATCGACAGATTCCGCCGCCGCGGTTCGAGATAGGTGACATCGCGGCCGCCGATGACGATCTGCCCGGAGTCGGGCAGGTCGAGCCCGGCGATCATGCGCAGCAGGGTGGTCTTGCCGCAGCCGGACGGGCCGAGCAGCACCATGAACTCCCCGTCGGCGATCTCCAGCGAGACGTCGTCGGTGGCGCGCGCGGCGCCGCCCGGATAGGTCTTCACCAGCTCGCGCAGAATCACCTCGGCCATATCGCAACCCCTGTCGTCCCACGTCTCATCGCAGGGTCGTACCCCACATGTTCACCAGATAGCGCCGCATCACCAGGATGAACAGCAGCGCCGGGACGATCAGCGCGAATCCGCCCGCGAACCGGTACGGCGTGGACGCCTCGCCCAGCGCGGTGAGCACCTGGGCGGGCAGCGTGCGGTGGCTCAGCGTCACGACGGTCGCGCCCAATATCTCGTTCCACGACAGCACGAAGGTGAAGATGGACGACGCCGCCAGTCCCGGGAGCGCCAGCGGCACAACGACTCTGCGCGCGGCCTGCCAGCGGGTGCAGCCGAAGACGCGGGCCGCCTCCTCCAGGTCGGCCGGGACGGCGACGAAGATGCTCGCGGTGATGAGCACCGTGGTGGGCAGCGCCAGCACCGTGTGCACCAGCGTGACCGCCAGCACCGTGTCGTAGATGTGCAGGCGCAGGAAGATCGTCGCCAGCGGCACCGACAGCACCACGATCGGCAATGCCCGCACCAGCAGCACGAACACCTGGTACGCGTCGCGTCCGCGGAAGGCGTAGCGCGCCAGGGCATAACCGGCCGGGGCGCCGACGACCAGCGACCAGAACACGGTGTAGAGCCCGGCCAGCACGGAATTGCCCAGGGCCGCGGCCGTTCCGGTGGCACGAAAGAACGACACCAGGGTATCGGCCGAGAACTCCTCCGGCACGGGTGGTTTCGGGAAGCGGTTGAGCGCCTCGCGCGAGGACACCGCCGACAGGGCGACGAGCACGATCGGCACCGCCATGAACAACGTGATCACCACGCAGGCGGCCTGTACGCCCGCCGCCCGCCACCGCCGCCTGCGTAAGGGCGCGCGGTCGATCGGCGGCAGCTCGCGCGTGCTCGACTCAGACATGTTGTCGCCCTGAGGAGATGGCTGGTGTGTTCATCGCGCGCCCTCGGGGTCGCGGACGGTGCGGAGGTAGAAGATCGCGGTGGCCAGGGAGATGGCCAGGACCACGAGGGACACGCAGCTCGCGACCGCGGGATTCTGCAGATTCGAGTACCACTGGTAGGTCTCGCCGACGAGCAGGGGGAAGTCGCGGCCGGTGAGGGCCTGGGCGACGGCGAAGGCCTGCAGCGCCAGGATGGTGCGCAGGATGAGGGCGACCTGCAGGCTGGGTCCGAGGAGCGGCAATGTCACATGCCGCAGCCGCTGCCACACATTCGCGCCGAACACCTGGGCCGCCTCGTCGTAATCGCGTGGGAGCAGCTGCATTCCGGCGATCGCGATGACGAACACCAGCGAGGTCGCCCGCCAGATCTCGGCGACCACCACGGCCAGCAGCATGGTCCCGGTGTGCTGATAGCCGAGCCACCGCACCCCGTCCTCGGACACACCGAGCCATACCAGCAGCGAATTCAGGTACCCGCGATCGCCGAAGACGGCCAGCCACACCAGTCCCGCGGCCAGCTCCGAGACCGCCAGCGGCACGCACCAGAGGTAGAAGTGCACACCGGCGAACCGAGGCCGCGCCTGCAACAGCAACGCCATCCCGATCGACAACACCAGCTGGACCGGCACCACGATGACGATCAGCAGCAGTGTATTACGCAGCGCGGTAAGGAAGTACGGGTCGCCGAGGAGGCGTTGCCACTGCGCGAGGGTGAAGCCGTGGTCGTCGCGGAACGCCGCCGCCACCGCCTGTACCAGCGGCCAGCCGAACAGGGCGGCCAGCAGCACGATGGAGGGCAACAGCAGCAGCCATGGCGAACGTAGTCGCGCGGTCATCGCTCACCCCACCCGGCACGGTTCGGCCGCGGGATCCGGCGCCCAGCAGGGCACGCGCAGCTCGTCGAGGATGCCCTGCAGCACCCGGGCCTGCTGGTCCAGCGTGGCGCGAATATCGTTGCCGCCCAGCACGATCGAGCGGAAACTGTCCTGGAACACCTTGCTCACCTCGCCCTCGCGTTTGCCGAGGCCGACCGGCGGCAGCGACAGCAGCGCACCCGGCGCGTCCCGCTGGCGGCGCAATGCCTCGGCCTCCAGCGTGGCCGCGGCGGGCAGGTCGGCGGGGACAGCGGTATCGACGGAGGGGAAGAAACCGTTCGACCGCAGCAATTCGAGCTGAGTCTGCGGCTGGGTCAGCGTCGCGATGGTCCGTTGTGCCAGTTCGGGATCCGGGCTGTGCTCGGGCACCGCCAGCCCGGTCACCACGGCCATGTACCCGAGCCCGTGCGGGCCGCGCGGCGCGGGCAGCATGCGCCACCGTCCCGGCTCGCGGGCGGGCGCCTGCGCCAGCCGGACCACGTGATCCCACGCCATTCGCACCTCGCCGCTGTCCAGCGCGTCCTGCATGAAGTCGTAGTTGGTGCCGGAAGGCACGCAGTTGGCCCACAATTCGCGGAAGTACCGCCATGCCGTCACCGCCTCCGCCGATCGGAAGGTGGTGATCTGGCCGCCGGTGAATGACGGCAGCAGGAAGCCCTGGACGAACCGGTGCAGCAGGCCCTTGGGCCCGGCGGGAAGACCGAGCATCGGCCGGTTGCCGTTGGCGCGCCGCGCGGCGACGGCCCAATCCAGGAACTGGTCGTAGGTCAGCGCGTTCGCGTCGGCCCCGGACGGCAGGTGCTGCAGCGCGTCGGCGTGCGCCGCCAGCACGTAACTCGCTGTGGCCCAGGGGATGTACCAGGTGCGGTCGGTGCCCACCCGGGCCAGGCGCA from Nocardia wallacei carries:
- a CDS encoding thiamine pyrophosphate-requiring protein; amino-acid sequence: MAEQQVGDHIVQRLREWGVEQVFGYPGDGINGLVAAFGRAGDNPSFIQARHEEMAAFQATGYAKFSGKVGVCTATSGPGAIHLLNGLYDAKLDHVPVVAIVGQTARSAMGGSYQQEVDLQSLYKDVASDYLVEVNVPAQLPNALDRAIRVAMTRRAPTAIIVPADLQEQPYEPPAHEFKQVPSSAPGPVQPGTVLPPAEEVRRAAEIIDAGSKVAILVGQGARGAAAEITELAERTGAGVAKALLGKDVLPDDLPFVTGPIGLLGSRPSYELMRDCDTLLIIGSNFPYSQFLPDFRQARAVEIDIDGAFIGMRYPTEVNLIGDAKATVAQLISLVERKQDRSWRETVEKNVARWWEVVERQSMLAADPVNPMRVVWELSQRIPDNAIVTADSGSSTNWYARCLRMRGDMRGSLSGTLATMGPAVPYAIGAKFAHPDRPAIALAGDGAMQMNGMAELLTIARYRDRWTDPRLIVCVFHNNDLNQVTWELRAMGGAPKFEESQTLPDVSYAEVARCAGFTAIAVDSPDQLGDAWDRAFAADGPVLLDVRCDPEMPPIPPHATWDQLKDTASALLHGDPDALHLMAQGAKAKVQEFIP
- a CDS encoding methyltransferase, with amino-acid sequence MIFFRAPGVYRPRADTRLLMRAMAAAAMPRGAEVLDVCTGTGAVAVEALRLGAKKVTAVDVSRSALLSAWVNSRLRGGRLELLHGEFDRVLRNRSFDTVLANPPYVPGPEPSAARGAARAWEAGRSGRALLDPLCRMMPTLLNRRGTALIVHSALCDPDETMRLLRAGGLKAAVAAREPNEFGPVLHARAAWLEAVGLIEPGQRHEELVVIRADRTAR
- a CDS encoding Rv1733c family protein is translated as MAQDISMVLRARRLAPWARNPMLRGVDRLEGWIRLLAAVVVLLAIPASVPAGIDGYTAARARIDSENAAKTAVPAVIITDPVRVPATDRVTVDRMQAEARWNHEGRAGEASIDVAGTAKRGDRIELWLGPDGRPATDPVPADAAIGQGIGLGLLTFAGICTATGILVWITGRLLDRRRSAAWEHEWKEVSPALGS
- a CDS encoding plasmid stabilization protein; translated protein: MPKEWTAKQEREYEHIKDSEQSRGASTRRAKEIAARTVNKNRAQSGESRTASKSSVRDKSPQRRGGQRSHSGPGGPTRDQLYNEARQRGISGRSKMTKKELASALGK
- a CDS encoding cytochrome P450; this translates as MGEGHRITGVRAAAVLADLGFTAVASGVIARRRAVMGALERAQADRRTVGRIRRLRAEFGSGPVELVIPGRRFVIVLDPADVATVLAGTPTPFHPANREKRAALRQFQPHGVLVSDEPVRDERRACNEAVLDTDAPMHRLAGPFAAVVAEEAHEIIESALRRGHLDAARFTTAWWRLVRRITLGDPARDDDAITDELWRLRSAANWSFLVPPRRRRRERFFDRLQRYVENAGPDNLAGTVARLPGGGAVDPVGQIPHWLFAFDAAGMASSRALAVLATHPEQHARAVADAADPAHLGLRPYLRACVQESVRLWPTTPMILREVTAPAAWRAGDELFVTAPGAALLITVPAFHRDRDLLPFADEFVPEIWLDGRAEQYPQLVPFSAGPAGCPGQNLVLFVTSALLAHLLSALELRLRSHLRPVPDAPLPLMFNNFGLDFTVTRATARVP
- a CDS encoding iron-containing redox enzyme family protein, translating into MTTHTDPTAPALPAPRGELSGAVIDLLRGVTGWTEPDVADADPFGEDLHLALHICYELHYHGFESVDPAWEWDPDLLRLRARLEERFLTALRDAVSGGSDVAAELEQLVTEPVEATGVGAFLRAEGEWWQVREYFVHRSIYHLKEADPYAWVIPRLRGQAKAALVAVEFDEFGGGRGERVHAQLYADLLDAAGLDSGYLHYLAVTPAPMLALVNMMSLFGLHRALRGALVGHFATVEITSPPASRRMVETLERLRADPACVRFYAEHVEADAVHEQVMRRDVIGDLLDREPALTESVVFGIQATNLLEDRIDRHLLDSWQAGRSSLRATEAAPAD